The Salinibacterium sp. M195 genome includes a window with the following:
- the rplM gene encoding 50S ribosomal protein L13 translates to MTRTYSPKPDDVKREWVIIDAADIVLGRLASHAAILLRGKHKATFAPHMDMGDFVIIINAEKVALTGSKLAKKKAYRHSGYPGGLTATTYAEMLEKHPTRAVEKAVRGMLPKNSLGRAQLSKLKVYAGTEHPHAAQQPTPYTLSQVAQ, encoded by the coding sequence GTGACGCGTACATATTCGCCCAAGCCCGACGACGTCAAGCGGGAATGGGTCATCATCGACGCCGCCGACATCGTTCTCGGCCGTCTCGCCAGCCACGCAGCGATTTTGCTCCGTGGAAAGCACAAGGCCACCTTTGCTCCTCACATGGACATGGGTGACTTCGTTATCATCATCAACGCTGAGAAGGTTGCCCTCACCGGCTCCAAGCTCGCGAAGAAGAAGGCCTACCGTCACTCCGGTTACCCGGGCGGGCTCACGGCCACCACGTACGCCGAGATGCTGGAGAAGCACCCCACTCGTGCGGTTGAAAAAGCCGTCCGTGGAATGCTCCCCAAGAACTCACTCGGTCGCGCTCAGCTCTCCAAACTGAAGGTCTACGCCGGCACTGAGCACCCTCACGCTGCTCAGCAGCCAACTCCGTACACCCTCTCCCAGGTCGCTCAGTAG
- the tsaD gene encoding tRNA (adenosine(37)-N6)-threonylcarbamoyltransferase complex transferase subunit TsaD has product MGIETSCDETGIGIVRGTTLLANVISSSMDEHARYGGVVPEVAARAHLEAMQPALEQALADAGVEIDEIDAIAVTSGPGLAGALMVGVAAAKALAVATAKPLYAVNHLVGHVGADVLRDDGSEIELPTIALLVSGGHTSLLQVRDLVSDVELLGETIDDAAGEAFDKVARLLGLPYPGGPQIDRVAAEGDPTAIRFPRGLSKPKDMEQHRYDFSFSGLKTAVARWVEREQDAGTDFSIADVAASFREAVVDILLTKAVAACVDRGVPRLLLGGGVVANARVRELAQERCDAAGIQLRIPPLSLCTDNGAMIAALGAQLVMAGKQPSALGFSADSTLPVTQIQA; this is encoded by the coding sequence TTGGGGATCGAGACGAGTTGCGATGAGACCGGAATTGGCATCGTGCGCGGGACAACGCTGCTCGCCAATGTCATTTCGTCGTCGATGGACGAACATGCTCGTTACGGCGGTGTCGTTCCGGAGGTCGCGGCGCGCGCGCATCTCGAGGCGATGCAGCCAGCGCTCGAGCAGGCGCTCGCCGATGCTGGCGTTGAGATTGACGAGATCGATGCCATTGCTGTGACAAGCGGGCCGGGCCTCGCAGGAGCACTGATGGTAGGTGTTGCTGCGGCAAAAGCTCTCGCGGTTGCCACTGCTAAGCCTTTGTATGCGGTGAATCATCTTGTCGGCCATGTTGGTGCTGACGTCTTGCGCGATGATGGGTCGGAAATCGAGCTCCCGACTATCGCGTTACTCGTATCGGGCGGGCACACCTCGCTGCTGCAGGTGCGCGATTTGGTCTCCGACGTTGAGTTGCTCGGCGAGACGATCGACGATGCCGCCGGTGAAGCCTTCGACAAGGTTGCTCGGCTGCTCGGCCTGCCCTACCCTGGTGGGCCCCAGATCGACCGGGTTGCGGCCGAGGGTGACCCAACAGCGATCCGGTTTCCGCGGGGACTTAGCAAGCCGAAAGACATGGAACAGCATCGCTACGACTTTTCGTTTTCCGGTCTCAAGACTGCGGTCGCTCGCTGGGTCGAGCGCGAGCAAGATGCCGGCACAGATTTCTCGATTGCGGATGTCGCGGCGAGCTTTCGGGAGGCGGTTGTCGACATCCTGTTGACGAAGGCGGTCGCGGCCTGCGTTGATCGCGGGGTGCCGCGCTTGTTGCTCGGCGGTGGTGTCGTGGCGAACGCTCGCGTGCGAGAACTCGCGCAGGAGCGCTGTGATGCGGCAGGGATCCAGTTGCGAATTCCACCGCTGTCGCTGTGCACTGATAATGGCGCGATGATTGCGGCACTGGGCGCCCAATTGGTGATGGCCGGCAAGCAGCCATCTGCTCTCGGGTTTAGCGCTGATTCCACTTTGCCGGTCACGCAGATTCAGGCCTAG
- the coaA gene encoding type I pantothenate kinase: MHENGSAHGHISPFLEIDRSDWAELAPKMKVPLSQTELIELRGLGDELDLTEVSEVYLPLSRLLNLYAENAQRLHAATTQFLGATTTSTPFVIGVAGSVAVGKSTIARLLRELLSRWEGTPRVELVTTDGFLHPNAELERRGILERKGFPESYDRRALLRFVSKIKAGEPEVRAPFYSHLAYDIVPNAGITVRKPDVLIVEGLNVLQPPSTTNKLAVSDLFDFTIYVDARTSDIAHWYEERFLRLQRGAFSNPRSYFHRFANLTESAARARAQQVWKLTNEPNLIQNVLPTRPRASLILRKDANHAVSKVLLRKT, from the coding sequence ATGCATGAAAACGGCTCCGCACACGGTCATATCTCTCCCTTTCTCGAAATCGATCGGAGCGATTGGGCTGAACTTGCGCCAAAAATGAAGGTTCCGCTGTCGCAGACAGAGCTCATCGAGCTGCGCGGACTCGGGGATGAACTCGACCTCACCGAGGTCTCTGAGGTCTATCTGCCGCTCAGCCGCCTGCTCAATCTTTATGCCGAGAACGCTCAGCGGCTGCATGCCGCCACCACACAGTTTTTGGGCGCCACCACCACCAGCACGCCATTTGTCATCGGCGTCGCAGGCTCAGTAGCCGTGGGTAAGTCCACGATCGCACGACTCCTGCGCGAGCTTCTCTCCCGCTGGGAAGGCACCCCCCGCGTCGAACTTGTCACCACCGACGGTTTTCTGCACCCCAACGCCGAGCTCGAACGGCGCGGCATCCTCGAACGAAAAGGATTCCCTGAGAGCTACGACCGACGGGCTCTGCTCCGGTTCGTCAGCAAGATCAAGGCTGGAGAGCCCGAAGTGCGGGCCCCCTTCTACTCGCACCTGGCCTACGACATCGTTCCGAACGCCGGTATAACGGTGCGCAAACCAGACGTACTCATCGTTGAAGGCCTCAACGTCCTTCAGCCGCCGTCCACGACCAACAAACTCGCCGTCAGCGACCTGTTCGACTTCACTATCTATGTGGATGCTCGCACGAGCGACATTGCGCACTGGTACGAGGAACGCTTCTTACGGCTCCAACGTGGAGCGTTCAGCAACCCGCGATCGTACTTCCATCGCTTCGCCAACCTCACCGAGAGTGCAGCACGGGCGCGCGCGCAACAGGTGTGGAAGCTGACCAACGAGCCGAACCTCATCCAGAACGTGTTGCCGACCCGACCTCGCGCGTCTTTGATCTTGCGCAAGGATGCCAATCACGCAGTATCGAAAGTTCTGCTCCGTAAGACCTAA
- a CDS encoding tRNA (adenosine(37)-N6)-threonylcarbamoyltransferase complex ATPase subunit type 1 TsaE, with amino-acid sequence MTTFVIESPERMAELGAIIAGQLRAGDLVLLNGALGAGKTTLTRAIGEYLGIRGTVTSPTFVLARTHPRLDVAETATAAPSQSASHSDRAPLVHVDAYRLGSAVELDDLDIDFEASIVVVEWGAGLLDGVSESWLNIDIVRPTGASDGKPNGPVTSAVDDFAEEAVEPRTVTVTAFGPRWADMGWVDVFSD; translated from the coding sequence ATGACCACCTTCGTAATCGAATCCCCAGAGCGGATGGCCGAGCTCGGCGCGATCATTGCCGGTCAGCTGAGGGCTGGTGACCTGGTACTTCTTAACGGCGCACTCGGTGCCGGTAAAACAACGCTGACGCGGGCGATTGGTGAATACCTCGGCATTCGCGGCACGGTGACGAGCCCGACCTTCGTTCTTGCACGCACACATCCGAGGCTGGATGTCGCGGAAACTGCGACAGCAGCACCGTCGCAATCTGCGTCCCACTCTGATCGAGCGCCGCTCGTGCACGTCGATGCCTATAGGTTGGGCAGCGCTGTCGAGCTGGACGATCTGGATATCGATTTTGAGGCATCCATCGTTGTCGTTGAGTGGGGTGCCGGTTTGCTCGACGGCGTGAGCGAGTCGTGGCTGAATATCGATATTGTGCGGCCGACCGGCGCAAGCGACGGGAAACCGAATGGGCCGGTGACCTCGGCTGTCGACGATTTCGCCGAAGAAGCGGTTGAACCGCGTACCGTCACTGTCACCGCGTTCGGACCCCGATGGGCAGATATGGGGTGGGTCGATGTTTTTAGCGATTGA
- the tsaB gene encoding tRNA (adenosine(37)-N6)-threonylcarbamoyltransferase complex dimerization subunit type 1 TsaB, whose amino-acid sequence MFLAIDTSAGTSVAIVDAGGRVLAECDSADTRKHAEVVGDFIYSCLAEADIAVTDLTGVVAGMGPGPFTGLRVGIVAARAFAFGARLPVYAVVTHDAIALGETAPVIVATDARRKEFYWSTYSGSDEAGLPLRDGGPALAPAAELSAIVPNFEHYALRQTPTVSAASLATLAQLMKANGRDFAGEEALYLRPPDVSLSAGPKRVTA is encoded by the coding sequence ATGTTTTTAGCGATTGATACATCGGCGGGAACAAGCGTTGCCATCGTCGATGCCGGCGGACGGGTGCTTGCCGAGTGCGACTCTGCAGACACGCGCAAACATGCTGAAGTTGTCGGAGATTTCATCTACAGCTGCCTCGCAGAAGCTGACATCGCTGTAACCGACCTGACCGGTGTCGTGGCCGGAATGGGTCCCGGACCCTTTACCGGGCTTCGAGTCGGGATTGTCGCCGCACGAGCGTTCGCGTTCGGCGCACGGTTGCCGGTGTACGCGGTCGTCACCCACGATGCCATCGCCCTGGGAGAAACGGCACCAGTAATCGTCGCCACAGACGCTCGCCGCAAAGAGTTTTACTGGTCGACGTACAGCGGATCAGATGAGGCAGGATTGCCGCTCCGCGATGGTGGCCCGGCGCTCGCTCCTGCCGCTGAGCTCTCCGCTATCGTGCCTAATTTCGAGCACTACGCACTGAGGCAAACACCGACCGTGAGCGCGGCTTCGCTCGCGACCCTGGCGCAACTCATGAAAGCGAACGGTCGTGACTTTGCCGGGGAGGAAGCCCTGTACCTTCGCCCTCCAGACGTCAGCCTTTCCGCAGGACCGAAACGAGTAACCGCATGA
- the glmS gene encoding glutamine--fructose-6-phosphate transaminase (isomerizing): protein MCGIVGYVGNNQSLEVLLGGLKRLEYRGYDSAGVAIIDDAGKLGTRKRAGKLKMLLDDLEENPLSNGATGIGHTRWATHGGPTDGNAHPHLSSDHKLALIHNGIIENFSELKNELLLEGESFLSETDTEVAAVLVGREYDKTGDLTAAMRGVVARLEGAFTLLAVHEDQPGVVVGARRNSPLVIGLGDGENFLGSDVAAFVEFTRRAVAVGQDQIVTIRPDTVDVTDFDGNAVEFEEFDIAWDASASEKGGWSSFMAKEISEEPDAVANTILGRVQDGLVKLTEFEPLGDEIIANIDRIVVIACGTAAYAGMLGKYAIEAWARVPVDVELAHEFRYRNPILTERTLVISISQSGETMDTLMAVKFAMESGAKVVSVCNTHGATIPRESHAVVYTHAGPEVAVASTKAFVAQITALYLIGLHIAGVRGTLSEDEIRENVVELQAVPDKISEVLVTSQSIKQLAHWMTDTQSVLFLGRHVGYPIALEGALKLKELAYIHAEGFAAGELKHGPIALIEPGQVVFVVVPSPRDPNSLHKKVVSNIQEIRARGARVIAIAEKGDAAVLPFADEVIPIPLAGPFFEPLLAVIPLHIFGMELSAAKGLDVDQPRNLAKSVTVE from the coding sequence ATGTGTGGAATTGTTGGTTACGTCGGTAACAACCAAAGCCTTGAGGTACTCCTCGGCGGTCTTAAGCGTCTCGAATACCGGGGTTACGACTCCGCTGGTGTCGCCATTATTGACGACGCCGGAAAGCTGGGAACGCGCAAGCGTGCCGGCAAGCTGAAGATGCTTTTGGATGATCTTGAGGAAAACCCGCTCAGCAACGGAGCGACGGGAATCGGTCACACTCGTTGGGCAACTCACGGTGGTCCGACTGATGGCAACGCTCACCCTCATCTGAGCAGTGACCACAAGCTCGCGCTCATTCACAACGGCATCATCGAGAACTTTTCTGAGCTGAAGAATGAGCTGCTTCTCGAGGGCGAATCGTTCCTAAGCGAGACGGACACTGAGGTTGCCGCAGTTCTCGTCGGCCGCGAATATGACAAGACCGGTGACTTGACTGCGGCCATGCGCGGCGTTGTCGCACGACTCGAGGGAGCGTTCACTCTTCTCGCCGTGCACGAAGATCAGCCCGGCGTTGTCGTCGGGGCTCGCCGCAATTCACCGCTGGTGATCGGCTTGGGCGACGGTGAGAACTTCCTGGGCTCCGACGTTGCCGCCTTTGTTGAGTTCACGCGCCGTGCTGTGGCTGTTGGCCAAGATCAGATCGTCACGATCCGCCCCGACACGGTTGACGTCACCGACTTCGATGGCAATGCCGTCGAATTCGAAGAGTTCGACATCGCCTGGGATGCTTCGGCGTCCGAAAAGGGTGGCTGGTCGAGCTTTATGGCTAAGGAAATCAGCGAAGAGCCGGATGCCGTAGCTAACACCATTCTTGGTCGCGTTCAGGATGGGCTGGTCAAGCTCACTGAGTTTGAGCCTCTCGGCGACGAAATCATTGCGAACATTGACCGCATTGTCGTTATTGCGTGCGGCACCGCTGCCTATGCAGGAATGCTCGGCAAGTACGCCATTGAGGCGTGGGCACGCGTTCCTGTTGATGTGGAGCTTGCTCACGAGTTCCGCTACCGCAACCCGATTCTGACCGAACGCACGCTCGTGATTTCGATTAGCCAGTCCGGCGAGACGATGGACACGCTCATGGCGGTTAAGTTCGCTATGGAATCTGGGGCGAAGGTTGTGTCGGTGTGCAACACGCACGGTGCCACGATTCCGCGCGAGTCGCACGCTGTCGTGTACACGCACGCTGGTCCTGAGGTTGCTGTGGCATCTACGAAGGCGTTTGTCGCCCAGATCACGGCGCTCTATTTGATCGGTTTGCACATCGCGGGCGTTCGCGGCACTCTCAGCGAAGACGAAATTCGCGAGAACGTTGTCGAGTTGCAGGCGGTGCCAGACAAGATTTCTGAGGTGCTCGTGACCTCACAGTCGATCAAGCAACTGGCGCACTGGATGACGGACACCCAGTCGGTGCTCTTCCTCGGTCGCCACGTTGGCTATCCCATCGCACTCGAGGGTGCCCTCAAGCTCAAGGAGCTCGCGTACATTCACGCCGAGGGCTTTGCCGCTGGAGAGCTGAAGCACGGCCCGATCGCACTCATTGAGCCTGGGCAGGTTGTCTTCGTAGTTGTCCCTAGCCCGCGCGATCCGAACTCGTTGCACAAGAAGGTTGTCTCGAACATTCAAGAGATTCGCGCTCGTGGCGCTCGCGTTATCGCGATTGCCGAGAAGGGCGATGCTGCAGTGTTGCCGTTCGCCGACGAAGTCATTCCTATTCCTTTGGCTGGACCGTTCTTCGAGCCACTTTTGGCTGTCATCCCGCTGCACATTTTTGGCATGGAACTTTCGGCAGCGAAGGGACTCGACGTAGACCAGCCTCGCAACCTCGCGAAGTCTGTCACCGTCGAATAG
- the glmM gene encoding phosphoglucosamine mutase, whose protein sequence is MARLFGTDGVRGLANSDLTVELALGLAQSAAVVLGQGRVADGRRASGRRPVAVVARDPRVSGEFISAAVSAGLASSGVDVFDAGVIPTPAAAFLVADFKADLGVMISASHNPAPDNGIKFFGQGGVKLPDEVEDRIEEALAAPSLAPTGVEVGRIRRFADAEDRYVVHLLSTLPNQLGGIHVVLDCAHGAASGVSPQVFTDAGAKVTVIGADPDGININDGVGSTHLDNLAAAVLSHGADIGIAHDGDADRCLAVDKDGKVVDGDQIMAILAVSMAERGVLHNRTLVATVMSNLGLRRAMAEHNIEMLETKVGDRYVLEALGEHGLSLGGEQSGHVIMTKFATTGDGILTGLHLVAEMERTGKTLAELASVMTIYPQVLVNVRGVDHHSLGSDAVIADAVAVVEAELGDTGRVLLRASGTEPMVRVMVEAEHQEIAQQMAERLAAVVRTQLSH, encoded by the coding sequence ATGGCACGTCTTTTTGGTACAGATGGTGTTCGTGGTTTAGCGAACAGTGATCTTACTGTCGAGCTTGCGCTCGGCCTGGCTCAGTCGGCAGCAGTCGTACTGGGTCAGGGTCGAGTTGCTGATGGTCGGCGCGCTTCAGGCCGCCGACCGGTCGCAGTTGTTGCACGCGATCCCCGCGTATCCGGCGAATTCATTTCCGCCGCGGTATCCGCGGGGCTCGCGAGCTCTGGCGTCGATGTTTTCGACGCCGGAGTAATTCCCACCCCGGCAGCAGCGTTCCTCGTTGCCGACTTTAAAGCCGACCTCGGAGTCATGATCTCCGCGTCGCACAACCCCGCCCCAGACAACGGAATTAAGTTTTTCGGTCAGGGCGGCGTAAAACTTCCCGATGAGGTCGAAGACCGCATCGAAGAGGCGCTTGCTGCGCCGAGCCTCGCTCCCACGGGCGTCGAGGTAGGCCGTATTCGCCGGTTCGCCGATGCTGAAGACCGTTATGTTGTGCACTTATTGTCAACGCTGCCGAACCAGCTTGGTGGCATCCACGTCGTGCTCGATTGTGCGCACGGTGCCGCTTCCGGCGTCTCGCCGCAGGTCTTCACAGATGCCGGTGCCAAAGTCACCGTGATCGGTGCTGATCCTGACGGCATCAACATTAACGACGGTGTGGGCTCAACTCACCTCGATAACCTCGCTGCCGCGGTTCTTTCGCACGGTGCGGATATCGGAATTGCTCATGACGGCGACGCTGATCGCTGCCTCGCCGTAGACAAAGACGGCAAGGTCGTTGATGGCGATCAAATCATGGCGATTCTTGCGGTCTCGATGGCCGAGCGTGGGGTGCTTCACAACCGCACGCTGGTAGCAACGGTCATGAGCAACCTTGGTCTCCGCCGAGCTATGGCCGAGCACAACATTGAGATGCTCGAAACTAAAGTGGGCGACCGCTACGTGCTCGAAGCACTTGGTGAGCATGGGCTTTCACTCGGTGGTGAACAGTCGGGACACGTCATCATGACCAAGTTTGCGACGACTGGTGACGGAATCCTCACCGGTCTTCATCTGGTCGCCGAAATGGAACGAACAGGCAAGACTCTGGCTGAGTTGGCGTCTGTGATGACGATCTACCCACAGGTGCTCGTGAACGTTCGCGGTGTTGACCACCACTCGCTGGGCTCAGACGCGGTAATCGCTGACGCGGTTGCTGTGGTGGAAGCAGAGCTCGGAGACACGGGTCGAGTCTTGCTGCGAGCATCCGGCACTGAACCTATGGTTCGCGTGATGGTCGAAGCAGAGCACCAAGAAATCGCGCAGCAGATGGCTGAACGCCTCGCCGCGGTGGTTCGCACGCAACTCAGCCACTAG
- the alr gene encoding alanine racemase codes for MTDLRLASISTGAISRNVETLRALVAPAQVMAVVKADGYGHGAVASARAALDGGADWLGVADLAEAFALRDAGIVAPLLAWLHQPGAAFSAAVHAGIDLGISNIAQLGEVAAASGTACVHLKVDTGLHRNGAAVGDWQEFFEAAVAHELAGRIQVQGIWSHLANAGHVQDVTQIERFTAAIAMAESVGLRPEFRHLAASEGAIKHPDARFTLVRLGISIYGLAPADDVDASSLGLEPAMTLSAPVISVRRVAAGEGVSYGLDFSRDSDTTVALVPLGYADGIPRHASNRGPVSINGVTGRVAGRVAMDQIVVDMGDAAVAIGDQATLFGRTAESVPSADEWAAAAGTINYEIVTRLGHRVARRYES; via the coding sequence ATGACTGACCTCCGGCTCGCCAGTATTAGCACCGGTGCTATCAGCCGCAACGTCGAAACTCTGCGGGCGCTGGTAGCGCCTGCACAGGTCATGGCTGTGGTGAAAGCAGACGGCTACGGCCACGGCGCTGTAGCCAGTGCTCGTGCTGCGCTCGATGGCGGTGCGGACTGGCTCGGCGTTGCCGACCTTGCTGAGGCATTTGCTCTGCGCGACGCGGGTATCGTCGCTCCGCTCTTGGCGTGGTTACACCAGCCAGGGGCGGCATTCAGTGCAGCGGTGCACGCAGGCATAGACCTCGGCATCAGCAACATCGCTCAACTCGGTGAAGTCGCCGCGGCATCCGGAACGGCATGCGTGCACCTCAAAGTTGATACGGGATTGCACCGTAATGGAGCCGCGGTCGGTGATTGGCAGGAGTTTTTCGAAGCTGCGGTAGCTCACGAACTTGCTGGACGCATCCAAGTGCAAGGAATCTGGAGCCATCTCGCCAACGCTGGCCATGTCCAAGATGTGACGCAGATTGAGCGCTTTACTGCTGCAATCGCCATGGCTGAATCGGTAGGGTTGCGGCCCGAATTCCGTCACTTAGCAGCATCCGAGGGCGCGATCAAGCATCCTGACGCGCGCTTCACCCTCGTTCGCCTGGGAATAAGCATTTATGGACTAGCGCCCGCCGACGATGTGGATGCTTCGAGTCTGGGTTTGGAGCCCGCGATGACGCTCAGCGCTCCCGTCATTTCTGTGAGGCGGGTCGCTGCGGGGGAGGGCGTTTCCTACGGTCTTGATTTCTCGCGTGACTCCGACACCACGGTGGCGCTCGTGCCGCTTGGGTATGCTGACGGAATCCCACGCCACGCCTCAAACCGGGGTCCCGTATCGATTAATGGTGTGACCGGTCGCGTCGCCGGCAGAGTAGCCATGGACCAGATTGTGGTTGATATGGGCGATGCCGCCGTGGCGATCGGAGACCAGGCAACACTCTTCGGACGCACAGCAGAGTCGGTTCCCAGCGCAGATGAATGGGCAGCAGCCGCAGGCACGATCAACTATGAAATCGTGACGCGCCTCGGCCATCGCGTAGCGCGCAGGTACGAGTCATGA
- the rimI gene encoding ribosomal protein S18-alanine N-acetyltransferase, giving the protein MSWQLRRATVDDLDAIMVIESSEFANDAWSNDMMSAEIVDNHSYYLVAHPLGDPATVTAYAGLRAPFRSGQADIQTIAVAPGARRHGIGRALMHALMVEARNRGASDLFLEVRDDNPSAQRLYDSLGFERIAVRPHYYQPDGVDAIVMRLTIPEPTLSPAVGT; this is encoded by the coding sequence ATGAGCTGGCAGTTGCGCCGCGCCACCGTAGATGACCTCGATGCGATCATGGTCATCGAGTCGAGCGAGTTCGCTAACGATGCGTGGTCGAATGACATGATGAGCGCCGAAATAGTTGATAACCACAGTTACTACTTAGTCGCGCATCCCTTGGGAGACCCCGCGACGGTAACTGCCTATGCGGGGTTGCGCGCGCCTTTCCGCTCAGGTCAGGCCGACATCCAAACGATTGCTGTTGCTCCGGGTGCTCGCCGCCACGGCATAGGGCGGGCGCTAATGCATGCGCTGATGGTAGAAGCTCGGAATCGTGGTGCGAGCGATCTCTTCTTGGAAGTTCGCGACGATAACCCATCGGCTCAGCGGCTGTATGACTCTCTCGGATTTGAGCGCATTGCGGTTCGCCCTCACTATTACCAACCGGATGGGGTGGATGCAATTGTGATGCGTCTCACTATCCCGGAGCCCACGTTGTCACCGGCGGTGGGCACATGA
- a CDS encoding holo-ACP synthase yields MIVGIGVDVVDIARFERALQRTPTLTTRLFSESEQVKDGVLRPLRSLAGRFAAKEALIKALGDSSGVTWHDMRVVSDSLGNPSFELLNSTKAIAERQGITSVHLSMSHDAGIAIAYVVAEAHHD; encoded by the coding sequence ATGATTGTGGGGATCGGTGTGGATGTTGTCGACATCGCTCGTTTCGAGCGCGCGTTGCAGCGCACGCCGACCCTCACAACGCGCTTGTTCTCTGAGAGCGAACAAGTAAAGGATGGCGTTCTGCGTCCCCTTCGCTCGCTCGCTGGCCGGTTCGCGGCAAAAGAGGCGCTCATCAAGGCTCTCGGAGACTCAAGCGGAGTCACGTGGCACGATATGCGAGTCGTTTCTGACTCCCTCGGCAACCCGTCATTTGAACTTCTCAACTCCACGAAAGCTATCGCCGAACGGCAGGGAATTACGTCCGTGCACCTCTCGATGAGTCACGACGCAGGCATTGCGATCGCCTACGTTGTTGCGGAGGCGCACCATGACTGA
- a CDS encoding tRNA pseudouridine(38-40) synthase TruA has translation MDQQTPVDSTTESTSDPEVSDFLDPSKTRLRLDISYDGTNFFGWGKQPVLRTVQGTIEDALSVIFRRFGVIPTLIVAGRTDAGVHASGQVAHLDLTEAQLHSLDRPRRGNMGGKRYDGPASLARRINGIAGLEADIHVSSSEIAADGFDARFSPLWRRYEYRIADNESPRDPRYRNHTVWYPATLDVDAMNSAANELLGLHDWAAYCKPREGASTVRWLEHFRWRRNEEGIIVAEVRADAFCHSMVRSLVGAGVFVGQGKLEIARPVEIRDERSKGSEYKVMPAKGLTLVEVGYPPDDGLAARAELTRSHRVPMD, from the coding sequence ATGGATCAGCAGACACCCGTCGACTCGACTACCGAGTCGACTTCTGACCCCGAAGTCAGCGATTTTCTGGATCCTTCGAAGACTCGGCTTCGGCTGGACATCTCGTACGACGGCACCAATTTTTTTGGCTGGGGAAAACAGCCTGTGCTCCGCACCGTTCAGGGCACGATCGAAGACGCGCTCAGCGTCATTTTCCGTCGTTTCGGTGTGATCCCCACTCTCATAGTGGCGGGCCGTACGGATGCTGGCGTGCACGCGAGTGGCCAGGTTGCTCATCTGGATCTCACTGAAGCGCAGCTACATAGCCTCGATCGCCCTCGCCGGGGAAATATGGGTGGAAAGCGGTACGACGGCCCGGCCTCGTTGGCGCGACGAATTAACGGCATCGCGGGGTTGGAAGCGGATATTCACGTATCGAGCTCCGAAATTGCCGCTGATGGTTTCGATGCGCGTTTCTCTCCCTTGTGGCGCCGCTATGAATACCGGATCGCTGACAATGAGTCGCCGCGGGACCCGCGATATCGCAACCACACGGTCTGGTACCCGGCGACGCTCGATGTCGATGCCATGAACTCGGCAGCGAACGAACTGCTGGGACTCCACGATTGGGCGGCGTACTGCAAGCCCCGTGAAGGTGCATCAACAGTGCGTTGGCTTGAGCATTTCCGCTGGCGCCGTAATGAGGAGGGCATCATCGTCGCGGAAGTTCGCGCGGATGCCTTCTGTCACAGCATGGTTCGATCTTTGGTCGGTGCTGGCGTTTTTGTCGGTCAGGGCAAGCTGGAGATCGCACGCCCTGTCGAAATTCGGGATGAACGATCAAAGGGGAGTGAGTACAAGGTCATGCCGGCCAAGGGACTTACTCTCGTCGAAGTGGGTTACCCGCCGGATGACGGCCTGGCAGCTCGAGCAGAACTTACGCGCTCACATCGCGTACCCATGGACTGA
- the rpsI gene encoding 30S ribosomal protein S9 yields the protein MAKIEDSITEGAPESYTTESAAVEAPSAPRPVLTVPGAAVGRRKQAIARVRLVPGSGTITVNGRELAEYFPNKLHQQLINDPFKVLDLLGGYDVIARITGGGPSGQAGALRLGISRSLNQIDEENNRAILKKAGFLTRDARVKERKKAGLKKARKAPQFSKR from the coding sequence GTGGCTAAGATCGAAGATTCAATCACCGAGGGTGCACCCGAGTCGTACACGACCGAGTCGGCAGCAGTTGAGGCGCCAAGCGCACCTCGCCCCGTTCTCACCGTTCCCGGCGCAGCCGTCGGACGTCGCAAGCAGGCAATTGCCCGCGTGCGTCTCGTTCCCGGTTCGGGCACCATCACGGTCAACGGCCGTGAGCTCGCCGAGTACTTCCCCAACAAGCTTCACCAGCAGCTCATCAACGACCCGTTCAAGGTTCTTGACCTGCTCGGCGGTTACGACGTAATCGCACGCATCACCGGTGGTGGCCCCTCGGGCCAGGCCGGCGCATTGCGTCTCGGCATCTCTCGTTCGCTCAACCAGATCGACGAAGAGAACAACCGTGCGATCCTCAAGAAGGCTGGCTTCCTTACGCGTGACGCTCGCGTCAAGGAGCGTAAGAAGGCTGGACTCAAGAAGGCCCGTAAGGCTCCGCAGTTCTCGAAGCGCTAA